The Coffea arabica cultivar ET-39 chromosome 8e, Coffea Arabica ET-39 HiFi, whole genome shotgun sequence genome window below encodes:
- the LOC113702924 gene encoding premnaspirodiene oxygenase, translating into MELEFLPFSLSFLGLLLLFFFLLMVWKTLSKTSKISGKLPPGPRKLPFIGNIHNLFGGLPHIVLRDLAKKYGPLMHLQLGEVSTVIVSSAEMAKEVLVTHDPVFANRPDRLAINIMWYDKQDMIFTPYGDHWRQLRKICIMELLSNKNVRSFSYIRKDEIMKLMKSIRSSQGVPVNVTEMFFRYATFMTCRAAFGTISKDTETMIKCLKEAMVLAAGFDAADVFPSLKILPLISGLKRKLLKMHDKMDEILDDVINQHKLNHKSGKMGNAVSGEEDLIDVLLRLQESGNLQMPITDRNIKGVLFDIFTAGTDTSSVTSEWAMSELMKHPRVMAKAQAEVRQVCKGKETIEEDDIQKLVYLKVVVKEALRLHPPGPLIPRASRENREVKGYMISNKSHVLVNAYAIARDPEYWDDPEMFKPERFDQKSVDYTGSDFQFLPFGTGRRMCPGVTFGVANIELPLAHLLFHFDWSLPNGMKPNDLDMDEAAGLSINRKNNLYLVATAYCHPMN; encoded by the exons ATGGAATTggagtttcttcccttttctttgagcTTCCTTggccttcttcttctcttcttcttcctgcttATGGTATGGAAGACATTGTCAAAAACATCTAAAATTAGTGGAAAACTTCCACCAGGTCCAAGAAAGCTGCCTTTCATTGGAAACATTCACAACTTATTTGGTGGACTTCCACACATTGTCCTCAGggatttggccaaaaaatatGGACCCTTGATGCATCTTCAGCTTGGTGAAGTTTCTACAGTGATTGTATCATCAGCCGAGATGGCGAAAGAAGTTCTAGTAACTCATGATCCTGTCTTTGCAAACAGGCCGGATCGCCTTGCCATCAACATTATGTGGTATGACAaacaagatatgatttttactCCATATGGAGACCATTGGAGACAATTGCGTAAAATATGCATAATGGAGCTTCTAAGTAACAAGAATGTCCGGTCATTTAGTTATATTAGGAAGGATGAAATCATGAAACTAATGAAATCAATTCGATCTTCTCAAGGAGTGCCTGTTAATGTTACAGAAATGTTCTTCCGGTATGCGACTTTTATGACTTGCAGAGCAGCATTTGGTACAATTTCTAAAGACACTGAAACAATGATCAAGTGTTTGAAGGAGGCAATGGTCTTAGCAGCAGGCTTTGATGCAGCTGATGTTTTTCCATCCCTGAAAATACTTCCTCTTATCAGCGGACTGAAGCGTAAATTGCTCAAGATGCATGACAAGATGGACGAAATTCTTGATGATGTGATCAATCAACATAAACTGAACCATAAAAGTGGAAAGATGGGCAATGCTGTGTCCGGAGAAGAAGATCTTATCGACGTTCTTTTGAGACTGCAGGAAAGTGGAAACCTTCAAATGCCAATCACAGACAGGAATATCAAAGGTGTACTTTTT GACATTTTCACTGCTGGAACAGATACTTCATCTGTAACAAGTGAATGGGCAATGTCAGAATTGATGAAGCATCCCAGGGTGATGGCAAAGGCACAGGCAGAAGTAAGACAAGTCTGCAAGGGAAAGGAGACAATTGAAGAGGATGATATCCAGAAACTAGTGTACCTGAAGGTGGTAGTCAAAGAAGCTCTAAGGCTCCATCCGCCTGGTCCATTGATTCCAAGAGCAAGCAGGGAAAACCGCGAGGTCAAAGGGTATATGATATCCAACAAATCCCATGTGTTGGTGAATGCATATGCCATAGCAAGAGATCCAGAATATTGGGATGATCCAGAAATGTTTAAACCAGAGAGATTTGATCAGAAATCGGTTGATTACACGGGATCAGatttccaatttcttccatttggGACAGGAAGGAGGATGTGCCCCGGCGTCACTTTTGGTGTGGCCAACATTGAGCTTCCCTTGGCTCATTTACTCTTCCACTTTGACTGGAGTCTTCCCAATGGAATGAAGCCCAATGATCTTGACATGGATGAAGCTGCTGGATTAAGTATAAATAGGAAAAACAACCTTTACCTGGTTGCCACTGCATACTGTCATCCCATGAATTAG